A genomic stretch from Candidatus Latescibacterota bacterium includes:
- a CDS encoding T9SS type A sorting domain-containing protein, with protein sequence MVRRSALANAFAATLLALGVASWANAMTLETWLAEKAAWYDAHPALKTTPGSGWKPYNRARWDYERSLYEGAMPTPAQRWAAIEARLARQEERAYGDWFCAGPAELSGRILDIAFDPTDTDIVYVGAASGGLWKSSDRGATWSTTTDQLAVLEVGAVEVLPWSHETVLLGSGEGNGAGVWGLGLLRSTDGGATWQQTSLNYALTDGHGFNAIATNPLTQVILAAARDALWRSTDDGATWTAVAQGLFYDVVWSPDATRVYAVRGDAIGQNGVFVSTDDGLTFDYAGVGQAPGTQIGNSRLAVSAAAPDWVYVNYTNRGTSETLGVYRSTDGGATWEARNTSLNMTGGQGWYNVTLAADPDDPDRLVAGGVRLYRSVDGGASFSITGDGNILGDESAVHVDHHAAVYVPGASDELWVGSDGGVWRSLDDGLTWASRREGLVTYQFYDIGVAQTDPLVMMGGTQDNGVPGRTDPDSWFASTLLADGMVTCVSALNANHVYSEWQFGNHVRSYDGGQNWTTIMNGIYGSGAWVTPMAASAQAPSTVFTSTSAGIFRTESGGTVWTNVAPHTATWIAVSPVDPQVVWTIAGNSPRLSTDGGDTWSLVSAFGFPTPGASKILPHPAEREGVLVVFYSYADVAHVAVSHDLGASWENASGDLPLQPVRAVAVDPLRTENWFIGTDTGVWHSADAGAHWLPCGAGLPIVRVMDLEINGYAHKLLAGTYGRGAWELDLDAVTAAGGPEAVAPGLLLDAPFPNPVRGDDGATFRFASRRAEGAALAVYDVRGRRVNAATPVPGDGIIRTLRWTPGELPSGVYFAVLQAGDARVTRKLTLSR encoded by the coding sequence ATGGTCCGTCGCAGTGCTCTCGCCAACGCCTTCGCCGCTACGCTGCTGGCGCTCGGCGTCGCCTCCTGGGCGAACGCCATGACCCTCGAGACCTGGCTGGCCGAGAAGGCCGCCTGGTACGACGCCCACCCGGCGCTGAAGACCACGCCCGGCAGCGGCTGGAAGCCCTACAACCGGGCGCGCTGGGACTACGAGCGGAGCCTCTACGAGGGCGCCATGCCCACGCCGGCCCAGCGCTGGGCGGCCATCGAGGCCCGTCTGGCGCGGCAGGAAGAGCGCGCCTACGGCGACTGGTTCTGCGCGGGGCCCGCGGAGCTCTCCGGACGCATCCTGGACATCGCCTTCGATCCCACGGACACGGACATCGTCTACGTCGGCGCGGCCAGCGGGGGGCTCTGGAAGTCCAGCGACCGCGGCGCGACCTGGAGCACGACCACCGACCAGCTCGCCGTGCTGGAGGTGGGGGCGGTGGAGGTGCTCCCCTGGAGCCACGAGACCGTGCTGCTCGGCTCGGGCGAGGGGAACGGCGCGGGCGTCTGGGGCCTCGGCCTGCTGCGCTCCACCGACGGCGGCGCCACCTGGCAGCAGACCAGCCTGAACTACGCGCTCACCGACGGCCACGGCTTCAACGCCATCGCCACGAATCCGCTCACGCAGGTCATCCTGGCGGCCGCGCGCGACGCCCTCTGGCGCTCCACCGACGACGGCGCCACCTGGACCGCCGTGGCCCAGGGCCTCTTCTACGACGTGGTCTGGTCGCCCGACGCGACGCGGGTCTACGCCGTGCGCGGCGACGCCATCGGCCAGAACGGCGTTTTCGTCTCCACGGACGACGGCCTCACCTTCGACTACGCCGGCGTGGGCCAGGCGCCGGGCACGCAGATCGGCAACAGCCGGCTCGCCGTCTCGGCCGCCGCGCCCGACTGGGTCTACGTGAACTACACCAACCGCGGCACCAGCGAGACCCTGGGCGTCTACCGCAGCACGGACGGCGGCGCGACCTGGGAGGCCCGCAACACGTCGCTCAACATGACCGGCGGGCAGGGCTGGTATAACGTCACGCTGGCCGCCGACCCCGACGATCCCGACCGCCTCGTGGCCGGCGGGGTGCGTCTCTACCGGTCCGTCGACGGCGGTGCGAGCTTCAGCATCACCGGCGACGGGAACATCCTCGGCGACGAGAGCGCCGTTCACGTGGACCACCACGCCGCGGTCTACGTGCCGGGCGCAAGCGACGAGCTCTGGGTGGGCAGCGACGGGGGCGTCTGGCGCTCGCTGGACGACGGCCTCACCTGGGCCTCGCGGCGCGAGGGGCTGGTGACCTACCAGTTCTACGACATCGGCGTCGCGCAGACGGATCCGCTCGTCATGATGGGCGGCACCCAGGACAACGGCGTGCCCGGCCGCACGGACCCCGACAGCTGGTTCGCGTCCACGCTGCTCGCCGACGGCATGGTGACCTGCGTGTCGGCGCTCAACGCGAACCACGTCTACAGCGAGTGGCAGTTCGGCAACCACGTGCGCAGCTACGACGGCGGCCAGAACTGGACGACCATCATGAACGGCATCTACGGCAGCGGCGCCTGGGTGACGCCGATGGCCGCCAGCGCGCAGGCGCCGTCGACGGTCTTCACCTCCACCAGCGCGGGCATCTTTCGCACGGAGTCTGGCGGCACGGTCTGGACCAACGTCGCGCCCCACACCGCCACCTGGATCGCGGTCAGCCCCGTGGATCCGCAGGTCGTGTGGACCATCGCGGGCAACAGCCCCCGCCTGTCCACCGACGGCGGCGACACATGGAGCCTCGTGAGCGCCTTCGGCTTCCCGACGCCGGGCGCGTCCAAGATCCTGCCGCATCCCGCCGAGCGGGAGGGCGTGCTGGTGGTCTTCTACAGCTACGCCGACGTGGCCCACGTCGCCGTGAGCCACGACCTCGGCGCGAGCTGGGAGAACGCCTCCGGCGACCTGCCCCTGCAGCCCGTGCGGGCCGTGGCCGTGGATCCCCTGCGCACCGAGAACTGGTTCATCGGCACGGACACCGGCGTCTGGCACTCGGCCGACGCCGGGGCGCACTGGCTTCCCTGCGGCGCCGGCCTGCCCATCGTGCGGGTGATGGACCTCGAGATCAACGGCTACGCCCACAAGCTGCTGGCGGGCACCTATGGCCGCGGGGCCTGGGAGCTGGACCTCGACGCCGTCACGGCCGCCGGCGGTCCGGAGGCCGTCGCGCCCGGCCTCCTGCTCGACGCGCCCTTCCCGAACCCCGTCCGCGGCGACGACGGCGCTACCTTCCGCTTCGCTTCTCGCCGCGCCGAGGGCGCCGCGCTGGCCGTCTACGACGTGCGCGGCCGACGCGTGAACGCGGCCACGCCGGTGCCGGGCGACGGGATCATCCGCACGCTGCGCTGGACGCCGGGCGAGCTGCCGAGCGGCGTCTACTTCGCGGTGCTTCAGGCCGGGGACGCGCGCGTGACGCGCAAGCTGACACTCAGCCGCTAG
- a CDS encoding leucine--tRNA ligase: protein MPYDPARIEPKWQRYWEEHKTFRAEQGSTLPKRYVLDMYPYPSGDGLHVGHPEGYTASDIMARFWRMRGFNVLHPMGWDAFGLPAENYAIKTGTHPRATTDRNIANFRRQLKMFGFSFDWDREIDTTRPTYYKWTQWIFTKLYERGLAYEAEVAVNWCPALGTVLANEEVVDGKSEIGGHPVIRRPMRQWMLRITAYADRLLADLEDLDWPDSIKELQRNWIGRSEGAEVDFAVEGHEDVIRVFTTRPDTLFGATYMVLAPEHPLVDAIVTGGQREAVAAYRAEAARKSDLDRGMAKDKTGVGTGAHAINPVNGARIPIWVADYVMMGYGTGAIMAVPAHDQRDWEFAKAFALPIVQVIEGGDIEQEAWSGDGKLINSPPIDGLNVPEAIGSITAWLEAKGLGQASVQYKLRDWLFSRQRYWGEPFPVLHFADGSQRVLGADELPLLLPEVESYKPAGTGESPLAAMTDWIEVEDPVTGKPARRESNTMPQWAGSCWYYLRFLDPDNHDAAWSPEAERYWMPVDLYVGGAEHAVLHLLYARFWHKVLYDLGLVSTVEPFAALRNQGMILGEDGEKMSKSRGNVINPDDVIAGHGADSLRLFLMFLGPLERDKPWNTQGIEGIHRFLSRVWRLFFDGDDDAMHPALQDVPADEETLRALHRTIADVTEMTETMRFNTAISQMMVFVNEMTPREQRSRAALEDFLRLLAPYAPHLAEEIWERLGHEGSIARVAWPTHDPKYLSVDMVTVVVQVNGKVRDRHDVPADASEDAVKALALASERLAPQLEGKRVVKSIYVPGKLLNLVVK, encoded by the coding sequence ATGCCCTACGATCCCGCACGCATCGAGCCCAAGTGGCAGCGCTACTGGGAGGAGCACAAGACCTTCCGCGCCGAGCAGGGCTCCACCCTGCCCAAGCGCTACGTGCTGGACATGTATCCCTATCCCAGCGGCGACGGTCTCCACGTCGGGCACCCCGAGGGCTACACCGCCTCGGACATCATGGCGCGCTTCTGGCGCATGCGCGGCTTCAACGTGCTGCACCCCATGGGCTGGGACGCCTTCGGTCTGCCCGCCGAGAACTACGCCATCAAGACCGGCACCCATCCGCGCGCCACGACGGACCGGAACATCGCGAACTTCCGCCGCCAGCTGAAGATGTTCGGCTTCAGCTTCGACTGGGACCGCGAGATCGACACCACGCGGCCGACCTACTACAAGTGGACGCAGTGGATCTTCACCAAGCTCTACGAGCGCGGCCTGGCCTACGAGGCCGAGGTGGCGGTGAACTGGTGCCCGGCCCTGGGTACGGTGCTCGCCAACGAAGAGGTGGTGGACGGCAAGAGCGAGATCGGCGGCCACCCGGTCATCCGCCGGCCCATGCGCCAGTGGATGCTCAGGATCACGGCCTACGCCGACCGCCTGCTCGCCGATCTCGAGGACCTCGACTGGCCCGACAGCATCAAGGAGCTGCAGCGCAACTGGATCGGCCGCAGCGAGGGCGCCGAGGTGGACTTCGCGGTGGAAGGCCACGAGGACGTCATCCGCGTCTTCACCACGCGCCCCGACACCCTCTTCGGCGCCACCTACATGGTGCTCGCGCCGGAGCATCCGCTGGTGGACGCGATCGTCACCGGCGGGCAGCGCGAGGCCGTGGCGGCCTACCGCGCCGAGGCCGCCCGCAAGAGCGACCTCGACCGCGGCATGGCCAAGGACAAGACCGGCGTCGGCACCGGCGCCCACGCGATCAATCCGGTGAACGGCGCGCGCATCCCCATCTGGGTGGCCGACTACGTGATGATGGGCTACGGCACCGGCGCGATCATGGCCGTGCCCGCCCACGACCAGCGCGACTGGGAGTTCGCGAAGGCGTTCGCGCTGCCCATCGTGCAGGTCATCGAGGGCGGTGACATCGAGCAGGAGGCCTGGTCCGGTGACGGCAAGCTGATCAACTCGCCGCCCATCGACGGGCTGAACGTGCCCGAGGCCATCGGCAGCATCACCGCGTGGCTGGAGGCCAAGGGCCTCGGCCAGGCCAGCGTGCAGTACAAGCTGCGCGACTGGCTCTTCAGCCGGCAGCGCTACTGGGGCGAGCCCTTCCCCGTGCTGCACTTCGCGGACGGCAGCCAGCGCGTGCTGGGCGCGGACGAACTGCCGCTGCTCCTGCCCGAGGTGGAGAGCTACAAGCCCGCCGGCACGGGGGAGAGCCCGCTGGCGGCCATGACCGACTGGATCGAGGTCGAGGACCCGGTAACGGGCAAGCCCGCCCGCCGCGAGAGCAACACCATGCCCCAGTGGGCCGGGAGCTGCTGGTACTACCTGCGCTTCCTCGACCCGGACAACCACGACGCCGCCTGGTCGCCCGAGGCCGAGCGCTACTGGATGCCCGTGGACCTCTACGTCGGCGGGGCGGAACACGCCGTGCTGCACCTGCTCTACGCCCGCTTCTGGCACAAGGTGCTCTACGACCTGGGGCTCGTCTCCACGGTGGAGCCCTTCGCGGCGCTGCGCAACCAGGGCATGATCCTGGGCGAGGACGGCGAGAAGATGAGCAAGAGCCGCGGCAACGTCATCAACCCGGACGACGTGATCGCCGGACACGGCGCCGACTCGCTGCGCCTCTTCCTCATGTTCCTGGGCCCGCTGGAGCGCGACAAGCCCTGGAACACGCAGGGCATCGAGGGCATCCACCGCTTCCTGTCGCGCGTGTGGCGACTCTTCTTCGACGGCGACGACGACGCCATGCACCCCGCGCTGCAGGACGTCCCCGCCGACGAGGAGACCCTGCGCGCGCTGCACCGGACCATCGCTGACGTCACCGAGATGACCGAGACGATGCGCTTCAACACGGCGATCAGCCAGATGATGGTCTTCGTCAACGAGATGACTCCGCGCGAACAGCGCTCCCGCGCCGCGCTCGAGGACTTCCTGCGCCTGCTCGCGCCCTACGCCCCGCACCTCGCCGAGGAGATCTGGGAGCGCCTGGGGCACGAGGGGTCCATCGCGCGCGTGGCCTGGCCGACGCACGATCCGAAGTACCTGAGCGTGGACATGGTGACCGTGGTGGTGCAGGTGAACGGCAAGGTGCGCGACCGCCACGACGTGCCCGCCGACGCGAGCGAGGACGCCGTCAAGGCGCTCGCCCTCGCATCCGAGCGCCTCGCGCCGCAGCTCGAGGGCAAGCGGGTGGTCAAGTCCATCTACGTGCCCGGCAAGCTGCTCAACCTGGTGGTGAAGTAG
- a CDS encoding FAD:protein FMN transferase: MERRGDLWIGRFAAMASPCELQLELADGVLADTLLRAVADEARRIEAKYSRYREDSALSAINAAAGGEPVTVDDETAGLLDLAARCHAMSGGLFDVTSGVLRRAWRFDGSDRLPSRARVKTLLPLVGWEKLRWERPALTLPAGMEIDLGGLGKEYAVDRCLERVTSRCGSPCMVNFGGDLRVSGPRAGGRPWRVAIEDPAVPDRPLRLLDVTGGALATSGDSRRFLLRRGRRYSHVLNPRTGWPQPGAPRSVSVAAGSCLEAGLLATLALLHGRDAEAFLAAQDVRHWVLR; the protein is encoded by the coding sequence ATGGAGCGCAGGGGCGACCTGTGGATCGGCCGCTTCGCCGCCATGGCGAGCCCCTGCGAACTGCAGCTCGAGCTCGCCGACGGCGTCCTCGCCGACACGCTGCTCCGCGCCGTCGCGGACGAAGCGCGCCGCATCGAGGCCAAGTACAGCCGCTACCGCGAGGACAGCGCGCTGTCCGCGATCAACGCGGCGGCGGGCGGCGAGCCCGTCACCGTGGACGACGAGACCGCCGGCCTCCTGGACCTCGCCGCGCGCTGTCACGCGATGAGCGGCGGGCTCTTCGACGTCACCTCGGGCGTGCTGCGCCGCGCCTGGCGCTTCGACGGCAGCGACCGCCTCCCTTCGCGCGCCCGGGTGAAGACCCTGCTGCCGCTCGTGGGCTGGGAGAAGCTGCGCTGGGAGCGCCCGGCGCTCACCCTGCCCGCGGGCATGGAGATCGACCTGGGCGGACTGGGCAAGGAGTACGCGGTGGATCGCTGTCTGGAGCGGGTCACGTCGCGCTGCGGGTCGCCCTGCATGGTGAACTTCGGCGGCGACCTGCGCGTGAGCGGGCCGCGCGCGGGCGGCAGGCCCTGGCGCGTGGCCATCGAGGACCCCGCGGTGCCCGACCGGCCGCTGCGCCTGCTGGACGTCACCGGCGGCGCCCTCGCCACCAGCGGCGACAGCCGGCGCTTCCTGCTGCGGCGGGGGCGCCGCTACTCGCACGTGCTCAATCCGCGCACCGGCTGGCCCCAGCCCGGCGCGCCGCGCTCGGTGAGCGTGGCCGCGGGCAGCTGCCTCGAGGCCGGGCTGCTGGCCACCCTCGCCCTGCTCCACGGCCGCGACGCGGAGGCCTTTCTCGCGGCGCAGGACGTCCGCCACTGGGTGCTCCGCTAG
- a CDS encoding DUF3570 domain-containing protein has product MAAIRPIRTALAAACAMAGVHADTAGAQTVAQTTEVDGAVMLYSESQRVLAVEPVIQVTHPLSDLRTLSVKLVLDGLTGASPNGAVPSTQAQTFTRPSGSSSYTAAPNATPLDDAFSDKRGELDVSLEQRYGLLTRASYGGHVSLEQDYASVGADLVLKREFDRRNRMLTLGLSLGLDSVSPQGGAPTALGEMAAPSESSGEGDDEGGGAPGESKNTADLLVGYTQIVDRSTVAQVNYSASHSGGYLNDPYKFVSVVAPESSADAGEPVRQLYESRPDSRLKQSVFGRVKRHLGRDVLDLSYRYLWDDWNIRSQTAELRYILRYREGDSLEPDLRWYRQSAADFYRHSLVDGVALPAHASADPRLAAFDAWTYGLRWRHTLASGREISLRAEYYQQRGDSHPADAIGQLKNQDLFPDLDAVVFEVGWRFDIPR; this is encoded by the coding sequence GTGGCTGCAATTAGACCCATCCGCACGGCCCTCGCCGCCGCCTGCGCCATGGCGGGCGTGCACGCCGACACCGCTGGCGCACAGACGGTGGCGCAGACCACCGAGGTCGACGGCGCCGTCATGCTCTACAGCGAGTCGCAGCGCGTGCTCGCGGTGGAGCCCGTGATCCAGGTGACGCACCCGCTCTCGGACCTGCGCACGCTGTCCGTGAAGCTCGTGCTCGACGGCCTCACCGGCGCCTCGCCCAACGGCGCCGTGCCCAGCACGCAGGCGCAGACCTTCACGCGGCCGTCGGGCAGCAGCAGCTACACCGCCGCGCCCAACGCGACGCCGCTGGACGACGCCTTCTCCGACAAGCGCGGCGAGCTGGACGTCTCGCTCGAGCAGCGCTACGGCCTGCTCACGCGCGCGAGCTACGGCGGCCACGTCTCGCTGGAGCAGGACTACGCCTCGGTGGGGGCGGACCTCGTCCTCAAGCGCGAGTTCGACCGGCGCAATCGCATGCTGACCCTGGGCCTGTCCCTGGGCCTCGACAGCGTGAGCCCCCAGGGCGGCGCGCCCACGGCGCTCGGGGAGATGGCCGCGCCCAGCGAGTCGAGCGGCGAGGGCGACGACGAGGGCGGCGGCGCGCCCGGCGAGAGCAAGAACACGGCGGACCTGCTCGTGGGCTACACGCAGATCGTCGACCGCTCCACCGTCGCCCAGGTCAACTACTCCGCCAGCCACTCGGGCGGCTACCTGAACGACCCCTACAAGTTCGTCAGCGTGGTGGCGCCCGAGAGCAGTGCCGACGCGGGCGAGCCGGTGCGTCAGCTCTACGAGAGCCGGCCCGACTCGCGGCTCAAGCAGAGCGTCTTCGGCCGCGTGAAGCGTCACCTGGGCCGGGACGTACTCGACCTCAGCTACCGCTACCTCTGGGACGACTGGAACATCCGCTCGCAGACCGCCGAGCTGCGCTACATCCTGCGCTACCGCGAGGGCGACTCGCTGGAGCCCGATCTGCGCTGGTACCGGCAGAGCGCAGCGGACTTCTATCGCCACAGCCTGGTGGACGGCGTCGCGCTGCCCGCCCACGCCTCGGCGGACCCGCGCCTCGCGGCCTTCGACGCGTGGACCTACGGGCTGCGCTGGCGCCACACGCTGGCCAGCGGGCGCGAGATCAGCCTGCGCGCCGAGTACTACCAGCAGCGGGGCGACAGCCATCCCGCCGACGCCATCGGCCAGCTCAAGAACCAGGACCTCTTCCCGGATCTGGACGCGGTGGTCTTCGAGGTCGGCTGGCGCTTCGACATTCCCCGCTAG
- a CDS encoding DUF4266 domain-containing protein, whose amino-acid sequence MNTLKRALRALGLMALAALPFLASACSLGTEAWERDLHAEPEMAMEYDSIDLGLDEHIYFSKEASSGGQGFGGGGCGCN is encoded by the coding sequence ATGAACACGCTGAAACGAGCACTGCGCGCCTTGGGGCTGATGGCGCTGGCCGCCCTGCCTTTCCTGGCCAGCGCCTGCAGCCTGGGCACCGAAGCCTGGGAGCGCGATCTCCACGCAGAGCCGGAGATGGCGATGGAATACGATTCCATCGACCTCGGCCTCGACGAGCACATCTACTTCAGCAAAGAGGCCTCCAGCGGCGGACAGGGCTTCGGGGGAGGCGGCTGTGGCTGCAATTAG